DNA from Triplophysa dalaica isolate WHDGS20190420 chromosome 9, ASM1584641v1, whole genome shotgun sequence:
CTCCCTCCTCATCCTCATCCACTTCAGACCTCATGGAGGGGGCCGACAGCAGCGCATTGAAAGAGGATGAAACATCTGTGTATTGTGTGTTGAACACTGTGACTGATGTGAACGGAGAACCGGAGGAAGAAGAGTCTGGCGGGCCTTCAGGGGCTGTTATAGCTCTGGCTGCGGTTGCTAGAGGTCTGGGAATGGATGTTGTGTAATATCTTATGCAGTTTTACTGAATAGGCAACATGTTTTAACACTTTTTGTGGGAGGGATGACAGGGTAAGAGCCTGTTTTATAAGATCAGTGTTGTTTTAACAGTTAAATTGATGATGTTCATCTGTTGTTTTGGCattttttagctttttattctcaggttttatttttagtaatatATCTTTGCCTGGAAACTTCATATAGCACTCTTGAAACgttctaaaaatgtttatttttacccttgatgttttaattgttttaaaaaacatgttttgggttttatgtgtattttttgtcaataaatgGTCAGGACCAATAGTGTAAGTATTTGAGAGAGTATAAATAACAAATCTTTATTCGATATTGAATTGCACTGTATTAGTGTACCATAACAAGCAGTCCCCTTGCTGTGGTTGTACAAAGTTTAAAACtcaaactttaaaatgaaataaataaacccaTTTTTTCCTCAGAATTAATTTTATTCTTTGACCAAAAGCATAATTTCATGACCACTGTACATAATAATAACTACACTTTGTTTGACGAGAAGTGCTTGTTATAGGTAGATTCTCACAGTCCTACACACAGTCAAGCTCACCGAGTCTCCGTGTCTCTGTGCGGGTAACCTGGTCTGTCTGTAAGAGGGGTCATTCGTCTCGGTGACCCTGACCGTGCAGCCAGCATTGGGAAAAGTGGGTGTGGTGGGGCGTGTAGATAAGCAGCGGGTAGAGTCCTGTAATGTTGGCCATGCGGGAGCCCGGGGTTCGGGTAGTGTGACCCAAGGAACCCCGGTGGAGCCAGGTGGGGTTCCATTGCCATTTGGTGCATGGCCAGCAGGCGACTCCTCTCGCTGTCCTCACGCAGGAGAGCCATGCGCTGCCGCTCCTCCTGTTGACTCCTGTGCTCCAATGCTATGGATTGTAAAAACATCTCCCTTGGGTAAGCAGGGTGACCCATCATGGCGCGCTGCAGTGGGTCGGTTCTCATCAAGAGTTCTTTTCCCAAAGAGTCTCTTCGAGGGAGATCTAATCCCCTATACATGTTCCTCATGGACTCCCAATGTTGCGGGGAGTAGGGCAGCCTCTCGGCTCCTGGTAATGGACCCATTCCCAGGAAGGGTGAGAGCAGACGAGCCCTGTCGAGACTGGGATGTCTGTCGAAGCTGGGATGTCTGTCAAGGGTGGGATGTCTGTCGAGGCTGGGATGTCCACCTGGGATTCCCATTGGAAAATGAAGAGCAGAGAGAGGTGAAGGGTTTATACCAGGCGTTCTGGGACCCTGCCATGGTTTCTCCACACTCTTCTGATGTTTAACATCTGACTCCTGGTCATCTCTTTTTTCCTCCTTGATCGTCACCTTGCTGCTCTTTTCACTCTCGATTCTGACCTTCTTCTCAGGGGGCTCCCAGGGTTGGACGTCATTGTTCGGCCTCTTTAGGTCATCTTTATGTAGCTTCGGTGATGAGCTTTCCTTTGCTGTTTGCTTCTCTTCAGAAGGTGGCTGCTCGGATTTTACATCCGTCTCTCTTCTGTCACTCGggatctctgtgtttctctgatCCTCAGGTTCTCGCGTCTGTTGCGGAAGCTCTTGcgtttgtgttttctctctcagCCGTTCGTCGTCTTTTGGGTGATCTGGAGTAGAAGCTTTAAGCATCTCTGTTGATTGTTTGTTATCCAACGTGCTGTGTATGATGGGGGATGAATTTCTCCCGTTTGATTTCTCTTTTGTCTCCCTGTAATGTGATTGAAATAAAAGATAATTTGGATGTCAAAACTGGATATTATAGAATGTATGGTATATCTCTTCAATGTTTTGATCTGTCAACtgatttattcttttaaaactaaaaaaccactccatccagggtgtatcctgccttgatgcccgatgactcctgagataggcgcaggctccccgtgacccgaggtagttcggataagcggtagaaaatggatggatggaaaactAAAAAACTTCATTGGAAGTTTGGAAAGATGTATTTGGGTTCAGGTGGTATCTGTGGCTAGTTAAACTAACCTTTCTTGATCATCCTTGACCAGAGAGTCCTTCTTATTAGTAGTTCGGTCCAAACTGGATGAAACCCTATCTGGTTCAGAAGACCTCGGACGCAGAGGGGGTGTCGGGAATGAAGATGGAGTTTGCTGCAGTCGGTTCCAGGGCTCCTGTGGCCCCCCAGGAGTTGCCACCGGTTTACCATCATTAAGGGCATGGGATGCATTCGGCGCTATGAAGGACAAAGGAAAGATTAGCGATGCATAATAACTTTATAGCTgcaattatgtttattaaaaaaaacatttatgcatgttCTTACCAAGCGTTGGGTTTCCTAGTCCTCCAAAAGCAGACACGCCTAGTGCAGTTAGACCTCCAAAGGGGGGTGGCTTGTTAAGAGGCTCTACAGAACAACAGAGAGCACATTGGTTTCGATTCTAAGCAGTAATAGTGATGTGTACATATACTATGTTCTGCCAGGTAAAGGTAGCCTTACCAGGATGGGGGACGAGACTGTGGAGATTACTTGGGCCATGTGGTAATGGTGGTCCGTAGGGTGAAACTGAAGGATGTGTGGGACCTAACAAGAGAGCAGTGAGTGATTCATTAATGTGGTCAAGCATTCTTTTTCATGAAACAAAAATCCTGCCAAACAAACGTATGCCACTCTGTACATAAACTACCGCTAAAAATAGTGTGTCGATTAGCGTATTCTCCCAGCACTGAGCCTGTAATGCGATTGGTTGATAGGGATGTTGTTCCAGGTCCAACAAAAGACGGTGATCCACAAACACAACTTGGCTTCAGCTTTTTTTTACCTGCATTAGAGAGGATGGTAGCAGGGCGAGGTAAATCACGCGGCTGCAGTCCCATGAAGCTCGAGGCAAGTGATCGATTCATAAACTCAGGTTTAAACCCAAAGTCTAGCTTATGTGGCTCCATCTGCATTTGCTTCTGTaatgaacaaagaaaaaagttaaTACAATACGTTGTACAAAATGACGTACACAAATTGTGACTGGAGTGATTTGAActtactttcattttttgctGATGATGATAAACCTGCCACGCAATGTGCACATGCATTGCACACCATTTCCCAGGTTTCTATGGCAACAAAAAACAGGATATTAAAAGAACTGTGATTTAAGAGGTTGATTTAATACACAATTTAATAGTCAGATGAGACTCTTACCTTTGCTTTAGGACACATGGGATCCAAAagctgtaaaatatatataacaagtATTACAAATTATTCTTGTATTTCCCAAATGAAAGcagaaaatatttaatgaattaatgtGGCTACGTCTTAGTAGAAAAGATGAGCAAGATGAGCAAACTTACTCTCGACTCTTTCTGTAAATGTTGGTGTGACATTGTTCCAGGTCTTGACGCCACATCTAGTGGGTTTGAAGcctgcaaaaacaaatattcatgaATATAAtgtctacattcatttaaataaatatataactttattttgaatTCATAAGTCGAAATGTAAATTTCTAGCATCATATCCTAATGACTTATATTAGCAGCTATGTAAATGATGCATATGGTTACACTTATCATTCAGTCTGTCTGAATTGCAATATAGTGTATTTTATCTACCATCACGCTACCTCTTGTTACTGTGAATTGATACTATCCGATGATGGTATTTATCTTGTGTTTATAAGATACTAAAATGTACTATTAAGAATACCATGGTACTTGTCCAAAAAACACAGTAATACAATAGTAGTTTTTGTAAGTGTAGGATCTTATCAAGCAGAAACAGAACCCCATacaatcttttttctttgtggGGGTCACCTATCAACAATGTCAGAGCTTTTTGAGAACACTGTGCGatttaaacaaaagagaaatgtaAGAGCTAAGAGCGACAGGCAAACCTTGGGCTGAAAAGCTCCCTGGAGAGAGCTGAATGATCCAGCAGGTGGAACCACAGGAGGTATTCCAGTCATTACTGATGGATAGGATGGAACCAACTGAAGTCAAACAGCAAAGAAATGTCATTAATGTCTGTTTGTGCTAATTCAGGACACGAAGCAACAGAAgcattagaaaaatatattaaccTCAAGTGTTTATCAAACTGCTCGTAAACATTCAAAGTAATAGTAGTAATTcagatttaaaggaatagttcatacagaaataaaaaaactcatcatttatgcaccctcatgttcttctgtggaacacaaaagaggatattttgagaaatgtcctagtggttttgtgtccattcaatgaaagtaaatgggggccagtgttgtatGGTTGTTGTTTGGACATTCGTCAAACTATTTTTCCAAAATCTtggaatgacattttttaaatatttggatgATCTCTGTCTTAACTTACACCATGTCTGTGAAAGTTGTCCACTTTTGCTGGGTATTTGTCAAActgcaaaacaagaaaaaaatgagaattATTTATTAACTAGATCTATTGATGTAAATGTCAATGTCCCAGCGTTAACAACACAGACTATGAACATATAGAATGCAAATCCTCACTTGTCTAGCAGGGGAACGCACAAGTGGTGCAGCTGGGCTGGGCATGATGGAGGGGTGGAAGGGTGTGAAGGTGTGCTGATgggtgtgttggtgtgtgtgctGGTGTTGATGGAACTCAGTTCGCAGGCACGCAGGAGGAGCCAGCGTCCCCCCTCGATCAACTGTCTGTGAGGCCAGGAACCGAGAGTTTAACTCCTGTCGTAGTAGGTCGTGCTCTGGAAGTGGAGTACAACAGAGTGAATAACGATGACATAGAAAGTATACATAGCATAGCAAGT
Protein-coding regions in this window:
- the auts2b gene encoding autism susceptibility gene 2 protein homolog isoform X1, encoding MFAPTTALPPPPAHSTRGSLPVPGAPPTGPYTEHDLLRQELNSRFLASQTVDRGGTLAPPACLRTEFHQHQHTHQHTHQHTFTPFHPSIMPSPAAPLVRSPARQFDKYPAKVDNFHRHGLVPSYPSVMTGIPPVVPPAGSFSSLQGAFQPKASNPLDVASRPGTMSHQHLQKESRLLDPMCPKAKKPGKWCAMHVHIAWQVYHHQQKMKKQMQMEPHKLDFGFKPEFMNRSLASSFMGLQPRDLPRPATILSNAGPTHPSVSPYGPPLPHGPSNLHSLVPHPEPLNKPPPFGGLTALGVSAFGGLGNPTLAPNASHALNDGKPVATPGGPQEPWNRLQQTPSSFPTPPLRPRSSEPDRVSSSLDRTTNKKDSLVKDDQERETKEKSNGRNSSPIIHSTLDNKQSTEMLKASTPDHPKDDERLREKTQTQELPQQTREPEDQRNTEIPSDRRETDVKSEQPPSEEKQTAKESSSPKLHKDDLKRPNNDVQPWEPPEKKVRIESEKSSKVTIKEEKRDDQESDVKHQKSVEKPWQGPRTPGINPSPLSALHFPMGIPGGHPSLDRHPTLDRHPSFDRHPSLDRARLLSPFLGMGPLPGAERLPYSPQHWESMRNMYRGLDLPRRDSLGKELLMRTDPLQRAMMGHPAYPREMFLQSIALEHRSQQEERQRMALLREDSERSRLLAMHQMAMEPHLAPPGFLGSHYPNPGLPHGQHYRTLPAAYLHAPPHPLFPMLAARSGSPRRMTPLTDRPGYPHRDTETR
- the auts2b gene encoding autism susceptibility gene 2 protein isoform X2, translating into MPSPAAPLVRSPARQFDKYPAKVDNFHRHGLVPSYPSVMTGIPPVVPPAGSFSSLQGAFQPKASNPLDVASRPGTMSHQHLQKESRLLDPMCPKAKKPGKWCAMHVHIAWQVYHHQQKMKKQMQMEPHKLDFGFKPEFMNRSLASSFMGLQPRDLPRPATILSNAGPTHPSVSPYGPPLPHGPSNLHSLVPHPEPLNKPPPFGGLTALGVSAFGGLGNPTLAPNASHALNDGKPVATPGGPQEPWNRLQQTPSSFPTPPLRPRSSEPDRVSSSLDRTTNKKDSLVKDDQERETKEKSNGRNSSPIIHSTLDNKQSTEMLKASTPDHPKDDERLREKTQTQELPQQTREPEDQRNTEIPSDRRETDVKSEQPPSEEKQTAKESSSPKLHKDDLKRPNNDVQPWEPPEKKVRIESEKSSKVTIKEEKRDDQESDVKHQKSVEKPWQGPRTPGINPSPLSALHFPMGIPGGHPSLDRHPTLDRHPSFDRHPSLDRARLLSPFLGMGPLPGAERLPYSPQHWESMRNMYRGLDLPRRDSLGKELLMRTDPLQRAMMGHPAYPREMFLQSIALEHRSQQEERQRMALLREDSERSRLLAMHQMAMEPHLAPPGFLGSHYPNPGLPHGQHYRTLPAAYLHAPPHPLFPMLAARSGSPRRMTPLTDRPGYPHRDTETR